tgaTTACAGTCCCGTCCCTTgagattttatgtaatttcacatAAACTTCTTAGGATTTGAGAAATCACATCTaacacatttaaattttacttctatttaacaaaaaagttctttcattaatcaaaattaactgaatttactgatattaatacaaaaattgaataaaaatttatgtttgtcctcgattgacttattacttattgcacgtcaaatattttttttcgatctaaactacctttataacggtgaaaatataccccCTCACATTCATTAACTCATGAAAAAGTATGaaagtaatttaatcataaaaaaaattattttgaactgcaataagtcagtattAAGTCAATAcgggtaaatataatttttttttattaatgtcatcaaattcgatgaattttgaataacggagatatttatttgttaaaagaaagcaaatctcaggagcgctatatataattttccaaactacAAGAGGTTtgcgtgtaattataccaaaatccAAGAGAGTGCAGCataattatccttttttttattttaaattctacaCGCGGAGTTAGTCCCACGTAATTTGAATTACTCTATCTcgagttaataaataaattaaattaaatattaaaataattgaggcatcaatttattctcttttcatttatatatagtataaatgaTGACTTCTTATCTTATTTCCAtatcaatcttattttataaaacatttatttttaaatatacttttatttttcaaattagtatatgtattataaatacatatcattattatgaaaaaaatacatatatcatattaatttggattattatatattatctcttacctaacattttttatacattataTCAACTATCATCGTTGTATTTTTACTTGCATCCaaacatatttcaaaaaatattttagggttcgtttggttcaagtgagaagaaaaaaaaagtagaaggGGAAGGAGAAGTGAAAAGGAGAGGGTGAAGGAAagaatagtattttttttttcaagttgtttggtatgattggaaggagagtaaatctcaaatatttttttcttatttggtacgaggaaaacaaattgagaagaaaagactaatttttataattttactgaataacccttctcttcattttgtatcagaaaataaataaattaatattatactaatttaattttagtatatcaaaaatttaaaaaccttattaatataaatattttatcaaataagaataagaatattttttattaataaagatattcatcaaaatgagtattgttcatttatttaaaactgtttagttcaaataaaaaaattactaataatatttttataactaattcgAGTTCAAACATCAGTACCTTTGTTGATagcaaaaacaaatttataaaaaaatatatatatatatatggataatagcgtaaataaaaataaaaactgtaCCTTTTTGTCCTTTTAGCCTTATACTTCCACTTTTACGctcaaatttgaatgaaaacaaaattggacTCCAAAAgggtttatataaattgatttttactGCACTTCTATCTCTTTTTCGCTAACCAAACACCAATTATCTCTTCTTcgttcatatttatttttatttatcttatgCTCCCACTTTTCACACTAACCAAACACACGCTAACATAACATCTAGAATCACctcattttatgtttttgtttcaattgAATTGAGATAGAATAAGATGAGATGTCAACCAAAGTGtcctcttttttcttagaaaaggtttatcattattgttttttagTGAAAACAAGTAAAAGTTGATGTCATTATCCTAACAACTAGACAAAAACACAtccataacaaaaattatttcagttaattaataaatcaatgtaTCAGACCTCAATTTCGTTTAGGTCTTACTGACGAGATTGtcgaaaattttgttttaagtgGGCAGTTTTGTAATTGAAAGATGGATGGCGATTTCATGAGAAGTGACTTGTAATCTATATAGATAGACACTAGTAAGTGCTTTGAATTATTGACTGTACCTCTCTTCCTCACCTgtttcaagaatcaagaagaGATAGTGAATATAGACAACCAAGAAAACAGCACATAAAGTGTAAAAGCTCACAAACAATTGGAGAAAGCCCAGATCtcatactctctctctctctctctctctccaagaCTCTCCCAAGAGattggatttaatttatacttacaGGATACCTTCTCTGTAATCTCTTCAATTAATNNNNNNNNNNATAAACAACTATCCTTTGTGTTTATCATGCATGTGCATGTCTGAACAATCACAGGTACATGGTTTGGATTGCATGAGACACAAGAATTTCATTTCCATCTTGGAAGAAAGATTCACTCTTTGCCGATTCGCTGTAATCAGGTTTGCTTGTtgactttttgtttctttctttttaatctttattttgaCTCCAAGAACTTTGGATTTTGTTATTGGAATTTGTATGAAGATGAATGTAATGCAATGACATTTTTAGttgggtttttctttttctttttctttttttgctttttggccctttgtattttttgagttCTTGATTGGCGTACTTGAGTCGgttgatgtaattatcaactgtgttcaaagaaaaaagtcCAAGACTGTATGTCCAACTTGATGTTAGAGTAAAAGATTGATTCTTTGATGAACGGTGTGAATCGAAGAGTTAAAAGTTTCTTTGGGCTTATTGGGGCATGTTctgaaattgagaatatatCCCAGATTCTGTTCATCATTTTTACCCATGTCTTTTTTCCCCTGCAGCCTGTTTCCGCATATTGTTCTATTGAAGAGCTTCTGAGTTTTGGTTATCTGCTGAAATTCTTGAGTCGCTGTAACTTTGGTGGAGGTTTGTACCCGGAAATGAGGGCAGTTATTCGGGCCGTAAAGAAATTTAGGCCTGCTTTTCGAGGGAACTCCATTTTTGGTGAAGCTGCAAGGAAACAAGATATTTGGTTCGATATGAATATCCGTTCTTTATACAGCTTATCAAGAAATGTAGGCGCTTATCGATGTAGACATCCATCTTACATGATCTCCAGAGTTATTTCAGCTGATGCCACTAAAGTAACTAATGAAGGTTGTAGTATTCTTAGCGTTGAACTTTATAAGTTCAAATTCATACGTTGTTATCACTTTAGAGGTGTCGAACTTATAGCTTAGTAAGTTTAAAGATCTCATATTTCCTGTTTTCTGCTTTAACAAATTAATGACAGAAGTAAGCAGAGATGGACCACTCGTGGAGTATGAGAGGAGGATAGCTGCTGGTGAACTTTTGGATGGAGACGCTTGCCAAGTGGgtgttcaatattttgttttgggtGATTTCATAATTGACTTGGCTTGGGGACAGAAATTACTTCTGTAATTGTCTTTCTTTTGGTTAGTTCAAATGCAAATTGGAGCagtatattttgttgattgCAAAGTTATGTCACTTTGTGCTTAAAACTGAATAACTTAATTGGAAGAATTTGGCCAAACTGACGTTCGGAATGGAAGTGGATAAGACTGGGAAGAACCTATTTTCCTTCTAACATGATTGAGTTCCTTAGATTTGGAATGCAGCTCTACTTCTTAAAGTTATGCAAATAACTCATTTTCGGAtcagtttcttttctttctcttttgctCCTAAAATGATGCCTGAATTCAATTTATGGCTTTGTAGCAAGGAACCTTAGGAGAGCTTCAGAGCCTGTATGATGAGCTTGTTGCAAACGCAGAAGCTTGCCGGTTGGATAGATATGCAACTTCGGAGAAAGCAGGGAGGTACGTTGTTAATGACACCTTTGTTTCCTGACATGGATCACCTCTGATGACTAGAAAATTTCTATTGTATTGATCAATTTATCAAGTTTTTATTGTTTCCTTACTCCTTGATAACATCCTTCTGGCATGCATTTTCattgtttaaattttccaGGAGTAGGTGGTTGTGGTCGCGTTTCATACCCCAAACTTCGTATGCACCCGTTAAAGGACTTTATCTTTATGGAGGAGTTGGCACCGGCAAGACTATGTTGATGGACTTGTTCTATGATCAGTTGTAAGAATTAAACAGAGCTTAATAGTCTGTTCCGATAATGTAATTGGTTCCGTATGATCTCTTTGTGGCTGTTGGCCtacaataaacaaaataaggtGCTATCATTAATTCTGTTATGCCCTCTATATCTTCCCAGGCCTTGCAACtggaggaagaagaggatccatttCCACGATTTCATGCTAAATGTTCATTGCCGTTTGCAAGTATGATGCTCTCCTCAGCTCCCTGTTACCAGAGTGATTATCTCATACTGCCGTAAAGATTTGTTTTCGTTGCCAGCTATTTCGTCCCATGCTTGTACTTTGTGCTGTGGGTTGATTCCTAAACAATAATTACTCCATCCATTTTGTAGACATTGGATGAGACTAGTCTACATTGGTTTTCTAGATGAGGCCTTTGACAAAAATTCTTCTAAAGAAATTTCCTTACCTCATAGCTTCAGCACAAAATTCCGAGTTCCTGAACCGCCACGTCAGTCTGCTACCATCTGCAGCTATGACTGAACAAAACCTTTATTTACCTGCCCTGATTTCTAATCACTTTCTCCTAATACGCCATCAGCACAAAATGCCTAACTTTGCAGGTCGATGGTgaaaaaaataggataaatttaACGAGTTTTGGTAGTTTTCTAGCTCTTTGCTTGTGAACATTATAATTTGTGATCATCTGCTGgttgttataattttcaaactcgAAAGTGTctgattttttcaaaagtagGGAGTAATTACCTTATCCATGTACTCATGTAGTTCTTCTCGACTTTTAAACATTATGTGTGCTATTATCATTCAACATCATCATAGTATCTGACTGCAGAAGCACAAGGGCGTGGCAGATCCTTTAGAAGTTGTTGCCGGAGAGCTATCAGATGATTCTATCTTGTTATGCCTCGATGAATTCATGGTACGTCTGAACTGGCGTCGTGTTGCCATTTTATTGCTTTTATCCAGTCAGTTCATTTTCTTCCTAGTCAAGACATATTTGGcatgttgtatgatcaaatGGAGGTGCTGGCACTTCTAGCATGAGGCATCCGTGGTAGAAGAGCCTCAGACTTGTCATCGGCCCATCTCTCTCCCTGCTCTATTTTCTTGCCAGTTGttaatttttcccttttcatcTCTCTTTCCTTAGGTAACGGATGTGGCCGATGCCTTAATTCTAAATCGCCTATTCAGACATCTATTTAGCAATGGTGCTGTAAGTAATTTGAACATCCCCATTCACTTCCCATCATGCTGATGGTCTGCTGTGTAGCATAATAAGTAGGTAAATTGTGATCTTGCACATGAATAGATTCTCGTTGCTACTTCAAATCGAGCACCGGATAATCTTTATGAAGGAGGACTACAGAGGGACCTGTTTCTTCCTTTTATCGCCACTTTAAAGGTACGTGTATGTGTGTACTCTTACAATCACAAGTAATTGCCAAAAAAAGATGGATCTTAATAGTCTTTGAGTCCACTCTGAAAGATGTTCCGAAAATATCGCCATCTGTTTTGggatcaaaaaaatttctatgtttttaaatatgaatatgGACCAACACATTTGTTAGTACACGATGAACAAAGCGATAAAATCATGAGTGCTTTCTTTCTTGAAGACATTTATTTAAgtataaagtataaaattctCTGATTTCATTAAGTTAAACTCGTAATGAAATAGAATCTGATTCTGATGTAGGAAAGATGTGTAGTTCACGAAATCGGTTCATCTTTGGACTACCGGAAAATGACAATGGTACAGTTCTTAGACCTCTCTGGCTTACTCAGTTGCAGTGTTCATGTCAAGTTTTGTTTCTTACACATACAAGATATTTCCTTTCGATTGCATTCGTGCAAATGGTTAATTGATTTTACTGCATTTCAGGCAGAGCAAGGTTTCTATTTTGTCGGCAGACATTTGTCCAGCCTTCTCaaccaaaaatttcaacaattaaTTGGAGAACATGTAGCTACTCCACAAGAGGTTGAAGTCATTATGGGCCGAAAACTGCAGGTACACCGAGAGTCTGTTCCACGAATAGCTAATTTCCTAACCCATTTGAACGGGATGGTCTAGATTCAGATTCACTTAAACGTTTATTCTTCAATTGGATTACTTCTTAGGTTCCACTGGGCGCCAATGGATGTGCATATTTTCCTTTCGAGGAACTGTGTGACAGGCCTCTTGGAGCTGCAGACTATTTTGGTTTATGCAGTAAGTCATTTCTAAATAAGGATTTATGATGTTCTATGACTATAGGATTCATTTTACAGCGTCATTTCCTTGTACTTAGCGACGCATTCCTTTTTATCAGAGAATTTTCATACGCTGGCTTTGGAAGGTGTGCCGATTTTCGGGCTCTCCAATAAGACAGCTGCATATCGGTTCGTCACTTTGGTTGATGTTAGTCCTTTATACTCGTACATTTTTTGCAAATTACGTAACTGtagttgaaaaagaaaaaaaacgaATGTCGCTCCTGTTCTATCTCGCTCGTACAGGTTATGTATGAGAATCGGGCTAGATTATTGTGCACTGCTGAGGGGATGCCGGTCGAACTTTTCGACCGAATAGTGACAATAGCTGAAGCTAAGCAAATGGCACGCAGAACTTCTTCAAGATCAACAAAGTCTGATGTTTCCGACGTTTGCGTGGACAATGAATTGGGGTTCGCCAAAGATCGCACCATCAGTAGGTCAGAGGCTCTCTATCCTGTTTTTGGCCTGAAGGAAGTGGGAATAATCCTGAGTTTTACACATAACACATGATTGTTTcgctataaaaaaatgaattattctATCTACAGCTTAAAAACcatgataaatcaatattttctaccacgataaaacaaaattaatacaaaaactCTAGTGTTAACTACGATCAATCAACATTTGCTATGATCCCTTGTGGTTTTCAGCTATGGCCAATGTTCTGGCCTCGCCAGCAAAGACAATGGTTAATATTTGTCGTGCAGCCGTGATTAATTAA
The window above is part of the Sesamum indicum cultivar Zhongzhi No. 13 linkage group LG2, S_indicum_v1.0, whole genome shotgun sequence genome. Proteins encoded here:
- the LOC105155624 gene encoding lactation elevated protein 1-like, which translates into the protein MRAVIRAVKKFRPAFRGNSIFGEAARKQDIWFDMNIRSLYSLSRNVGAYRCRHPSYMISRVISADATKVTNEEVSRDGPLVEYERRIAAGELLDGDACQQGTLGELQSLYDELVANAEACRLDRYATSEKAGRSRWLWSRFIPQTSYAPVKGLYLYGGVGTGKTMLMDLFYDQLPCNWRKKRIHFHDFMLNVHCRLQKHKGVADPLEVVAGELSDDSILLCLDEFMVTDVADALILNRLFRHLFSNGAILVATSNRAPDNLYEGGLQRDLFLPFIATLKERCVVHEIGSSLDYRKMTMAEQGFYFVGRHLSSLLNQKFQQLIGEHVATPQEVEVIMGRKLQVPLGANGCAYFPFEELCDRPLGAADYFGLCKNFHTLALEGVPIFGLSNKTAAYRFVTLVDVMYENRARLLCTAEGMPVELFDRIVTIAEAKQMARRTSSRSTKSDVSDVCVDNELGFAKDRTISRLTEMNSRQYLEQHAEMLADKQAAVA